In Roseofilum casamattae BLCC-M143, the following are encoded in one genomic region:
- a CDS encoding YdcF family protein → MNLNGLKFDLKKAIAILSILATLYGIGLASWIEWQTALAREQAPTPEAILMLGGNHDREVFTARFARQHDLPLDIWVSSGLGRQQASQIFRAAGIAEERVHLDYQAVDTVTNFSTLVRQLKEQQIRHVYLITSDYHMARSQAIASIILGSQGIAFTPVEVPSPATQESPIRIARDVARSVFWTLTGHTAATLNPQYDKLRLKANENAKDMVSSSFIALGRV, encoded by the coding sequence ATGAACTTAAATGGATTAAAATTCGATCTGAAAAAGGCGATCGCTATCCTGTCGATTTTGGCGACGTTGTATGGCATTGGATTAGCCAGTTGGATTGAATGGCAAACCGCATTAGCTCGGGAACAAGCGCCGACTCCAGAAGCAATTCTCATGCTCGGTGGAAACCACGATCGCGAAGTGTTTACGGCACGTTTCGCCAGGCAGCACGATCTGCCTCTAGACATTTGGGTTTCTTCTGGATTAGGACGGCAACAAGCCAGTCAAATTTTTCGCGCGGCAGGGATTGCTGAAGAACGAGTTCATTTAGACTATCAAGCTGTAGATACGGTGACTAATTTTTCGACATTAGTTCGTCAGCTAAAAGAGCAACAAATTCGCCATGTTTACTTAATTACCTCCGATTATCATATGGCGCGATCGCAAGCCATTGCCTCGATTATTTTAGGCAGTCAAGGTATTGCCTTTACTCCAGTTGAAGTCCCTTCTCCAGCAACACAAGAGTCCCCAATACGAATTGCTCGGGATGTGGCGCGATCGGTTTTTTGGACGTTAACCGGACATACAGCAGCGACCTTAAATCCGCAGTACGACAAACTGCGCTTGAAAGCCAATGAAAATGCAAAAGATATGGTGTCTTCCTCTTTTATCGCTCTGGGAAGAGTATAA
- a CDS encoding dioxygenase family protein, which produces MINLAPSLFLSHGAPDILLSPVSARECWQQLGRKFPKPKGILVISAHWTTAEPVVSAAANPKTIYDFWGFPESLYQQVYPAPGAPELAELVVSRLGESGIECTIDRDRGLDHGAWVPLSVMYPDADIPVTQLSVQPNRNSAYHLEIGRSLAGLRAEGIAILASGSMTHNLGYVSQYSLNAAPPDWVLEFDDWMAHHLETGKIEALLNYRQLAPYSTKNHPTEEHLFPLFVAIGAGNEPLNAKRLHSSFTYGVLSMAVFQCESST; this is translated from the coding sequence ATGATAAATCTCGCTCCCAGTCTCTTTCTCTCCCATGGCGCTCCCGATATCCTGCTCTCACCCGTGTCTGCTCGCGAGTGTTGGCAACAGTTAGGCCGGAAGTTTCCGAAACCGAAAGGGATATTAGTTATCTCCGCTCATTGGACAACTGCCGAACCGGTAGTGAGTGCGGCTGCAAACCCGAAAACTATCTATGATTTTTGGGGATTTCCAGAATCGCTATATCAACAGGTTTATCCTGCTCCAGGAGCGCCAGAGCTGGCAGAGTTGGTGGTTTCGAGATTAGGCGAATCTGGAATAGAATGTACTATCGATCGCGATCGCGGTTTGGATCATGGCGCGTGGGTTCCCCTTTCTGTCATGTATCCCGATGCAGATATTCCCGTGACCCAACTGTCGGTACAACCCAACCGCAATAGTGCCTATCACCTGGAAATTGGGCGATCGCTGGCTGGTTTGCGAGCAGAAGGGATTGCAATCCTCGCTAGCGGTTCCATGACTCACAATCTCGGATATGTCAGTCAGTATAGTCTCAATGCCGCACCTCCCGACTGGGTATTGGAGTTTGATGATTGGATGGCACATCATTTAGAAACCGGAAAAATCGAAGCCTTACTTAACTATCGCCAACTCGCTCCTTACAGCACGAAAAATCATCCCACCGAGGAACATTTATTTCCTTTGTTTGTCGCTATAGGTGCAGGGAACGAACCGCTAAACGCCAAACGCTTGCACTCGAGTTTTACTTATGGAGTATTGAGTATGGCTGTTTTTCAATGTGAATCTAGTACCTAG
- a CDS encoding potassium channel family protein, which produces MKPRIIVCGLGRTGYTIFSLLRQQGALVIGISTEPIPGEEERTIVGELRSASTLLKAGIIDADTLIIATHDDAENLAILVQARVLNPKIRVINRLFNTNLGDRLDRTLPQHTTMSVSSLAAPVFVFAAFGNQAIGQLQLYNQTWPIYEEYIDSHHPWQGKSLTELWENPNRMLIYYLPHHGKTDLISAVANQRTLQVGDRLILAAQPSPKRSRISAIAKLRKFITYLGQFQQHVRSSVLVTLLLLSTILIATFTYTWINWEISLVDALYFSVGMITGAGGKEEVAEQAPAAVKLFTAVMMLVGAGIVGIGYALLNDWVLGTRFRKLLETAPIPSKHHFIVCGLGGIGIQIARQLHDKGYDVVIIEPDTNCRFLNTAYSLKIPVILSDACLATTLETANINSAEALFAVTSNDTINLEISLTSKSLSSKLPVIVRNQDPHFARLFQQVFDFTSVLSPIDLAAPSFAAAALGGKILGNGMTGDSLWVALAALITPSHPFCGQRVQEAAMQADFVPLYLETTYGETIHSWKLLEATLTPGDVLYLTMPASQLDRLWRTKSLSSAISPTIIAPENSTLGVE; this is translated from the coding sequence ATGAAACCTCGGATTATCGTTTGCGGTCTCGGACGAACCGGATACACAATTTTTTCTTTACTCAGGCAACAGGGTGCATTGGTAATCGGGATTTCAACGGAACCGATACCCGGCGAAGAGGAACGGACGATTGTTGGCGAGTTGCGCTCGGCTTCAACCTTGCTGAAAGCAGGGATTATCGATGCAGATACGTTGATTATTGCTACCCATGACGATGCGGAAAACTTGGCGATTTTGGTGCAAGCGCGGGTACTCAATCCAAAAATTCGGGTAATTAACCGCTTGTTTAATACCAATTTGGGCGATCGCCTCGATCGCACTCTCCCCCAGCATACTACCATGAGCGTTTCGTCCCTGGCGGCTCCAGTGTTCGTCTTTGCCGCTTTTGGCAATCAAGCCATCGGGCAACTGCAACTGTATAATCAAACCTGGCCGATTTATGAGGAATACATCGATTCTCATCATCCTTGGCAGGGGAAAAGCCTGACCGAATTATGGGAAAACCCGAATCGGATGCTCATTTACTATTTACCCCACCATGGTAAAACCGATCTGATTTCGGCAGTAGCAAACCAGCGTACGTTGCAAGTTGGCGATCGCCTCATTTTAGCCGCCCAACCGAGTCCAAAACGTTCTCGAATCTCTGCGATCGCAAAACTCAGGAAATTTATCACCTATTTAGGGCAATTTCAACAGCACGTACGCTCGTCTGTCCTCGTCACTTTGCTCTTACTTTCCACCATCTTAATTGCCACCTTTACCTACACTTGGATTAACTGGGAAATTTCCTTAGTAGATGCCCTATATTTCTCCGTCGGCATGATTACCGGAGCGGGGGGAAAAGAAGAAGTTGCCGAACAAGCTCCAGCCGCCGTGAAACTCTTTACCGCTGTCATGATGCTCGTCGGTGCGGGGATTGTCGGAATTGGTTACGCCTTACTTAACGATTGGGTACTCGGCACTCGATTTCGCAAATTATTAGAAACCGCACCCATTCCCAGCAAACATCATTTTATCGTATGTGGCTTAGGCGGAATTGGGATACAAATTGCCCGCCAACTCCATGACAAAGGCTACGATGTTGTCATTATTGAACCCGATACGAACTGTCGATTTCTCAATACCGCTTACTCGCTTAAAATTCCCGTCATTCTCAGCGATGCCTGTTTGGCAACCACTCTGGAAACGGCAAATATCAACAGCGCGGAAGCGCTCTTTGCTGTCACCAGTAACGATACCATTAATCTCGAAATTTCCCTTACCAGTAAAAGTCTATCGTCCAAATTACCCGTCATTGTGCGCAACCAAGATCCCCATTTTGCGCGCTTATTTCAACAAGTCTTTGACTTTACTTCCGTACTCTCTCCCATCGACCTTGCCGCTCCTTCCTTTGCCGCCGCTGCCTTGGGAGGTAAAATTTTAGGCAATGGCATGACTGGCGATAGTTTGTGGGTGGCTCTGGCCGCTTTAATCACTCCCAGCCATCCATTTTGCGGTCAGCGGGTGCAAGAGGCGGCCATGCAAGCCGATTTTGTCCCGCTCTATTTGGAAACCACCTATGGCGAGACAATTCATAGTTGGAAACTGTTAGAAGCAACCCTAACTCCTGGAGATGTTCTCTATTTAACAATGCCAGCCTCACAATTAGATCGCCTCTGGAGAACGAAATCATTGTCTTCAGCAATATCTCCAACAATTATCGCTCCGGAAAATTCTACCCTTGGAGTTGAATAG
- a CDS encoding metallophosphoesterase family protein — MAKFLHVSDVHLGFDRYDNAERTKDFFFAFQDALEKYAIAEHVDFVIIAGDLFEHRQILPATLNQAQLCLEQLQQANIPVLAIEGNHDNLPYGTRTSWLRYLADNGLLMLLEPNEEQGYDCWSEETRRGGYIDLDCNVRVIGSRWYGASAPKAIAQLAEAIQALPASPEYQVMLFHHGLEGQIARYSGALKYDELHPLKEAGIDYLALGHIHKSYSAEGWIFNPGSTEANSIAEGQDQNPRGVYLVTLEEGKIEAQLKRDYYQRPIIRLKVVANKQQTQSDIEAAAEEIVEQTLKRKKNSTKNAIVELRLEGQLGFNRLDINTRQLRQRLHEKSQALIFLLKYEVTGTEYETPLTKGDSPPKREEIEQQVFEDLLAANVSYQQDVVRLAKGLRSLKQQVLDNDHPSESYRFVEQLLADRDLNATAEN, encoded by the coding sequence ATGGCTAAATTTTTGCACGTATCTGATGTCCATTTAGGATTCGATCGCTACGATAATGCGGAACGAACCAAGGATTTCTTTTTTGCGTTTCAAGATGCTTTAGAAAAATACGCGATCGCCGAACACGTCGATTTTGTCATTATTGCCGGAGATTTATTCGAGCACCGACAAATTTTGCCCGCTACCCTCAATCAAGCTCAGTTGTGTTTAGAACAACTGCAACAAGCAAATATTCCCGTATTGGCGATCGAAGGCAATCACGATAATCTACCCTATGGAACGCGCACGAGTTGGTTGCGTTATTTAGCCGATAATGGGTTGCTGATGTTATTAGAGCCAAACGAAGAGCAAGGTTACGATTGTTGGTCGGAAGAAACCCGGCGCGGCGGCTATATCGATCTCGACTGCAACGTCCGGGTTATTGGCTCGCGCTGGTACGGTGCGTCTGCTCCGAAAGCGATCGCGCAATTAGCCGAAGCCATTCAAGCATTACCTGCATCTCCCGAATACCAAGTCATGTTATTTCATCATGGATTAGAAGGACAAATTGCCCGCTATTCCGGAGCGCTGAAATATGATGAATTGCACCCGCTGAAAGAGGCAGGAATTGATTATTTAGCCTTGGGACATATTCATAAAAGCTATAGCGCTGAAGGCTGGATTTTTAATCCGGGTTCGACGGAAGCGAACAGCATTGCTGAAGGACAAGACCAAAATCCACGAGGGGTTTATTTAGTTACTCTGGAAGAGGGGAAAATTGAGGCGCAGTTAAAGCGAGATTATTATCAACGTCCGATTATTCGCTTAAAAGTGGTGGCGAATAAACAGCAAACGCAAAGCGACATCGAAGCCGCAGCCGAGGAGATTGTCGAGCAGACCTTGAAGCGAAAGAAAAATTCGACGAAAAATGCGATCGTGGAATTGCGCCTTGAAGGACAATTAGGGTTTAATCGGTTGGATATTAATACGCGCCAATTGCGGCAACGGTTGCACGAAAAAAGTCAGGCGCTGATTTTTCTGTTGAAATATGAGGTTACCGGAACCGAGTACGAAACGCCTTTAACGAAAGGAGATAGCCCTCCAAAACGGGAGGAGATCGAACAGCAGGTGTTTGAGGATTTGCTCGCTGCTAATGTCAGCTATCAACAGGATGTCGTACGATTGGCGAAAGGATTGCGATCGCTCAAACAGCAAGTGCTCGATAACGACCATCCTTCCGAGTCTTATCGGTTTGTGGAACAATTATTAGCCGATCGCGATCTCAATGCCACAGCAGAGAATTGA
- a CDS encoding DUF433 domain-containing protein codes for MRAIDIYGGKDPREIPNYSAGDAARYLNIPVSTIRSWTVGSRYRVTQGHRKFEPVIVTKHRKPLRLTFINLIEIHVLRAIRQHHKINLGKVRTALDYIDKEFKILYPLAHQIFLTDGVDLFIERYGQLINASEQRQMSLKSAIKAHLERIEPDDKGLAIKLFPFTRNEERDNPRIVAIDPRIAFGRMVIAGTGITTDIIAERFWAGDSYEQLASDYECDLEKIEEAIRCESRYSRIAA; via the coding sequence ATGAGAGCGATCGATATCTACGGCGGCAAAGATCCACGCGAAATCCCCAACTATTCTGCTGGGGACGCAGCGCGCTACCTAAATATCCCAGTCTCTACCATTCGCTCTTGGACGGTTGGCAGCAGATACCGCGTCACCCAGGGTCATCGAAAATTTGAACCCGTCATTGTAACGAAGCATCGAAAACCACTCAGGCTCACTTTCATCAATCTGATTGAGATCCACGTGCTCAGAGCGATTCGCCAACATCATAAAATTAACCTAGGGAAAGTCCGCACGGCATTGGATTACATTGACAAAGAATTTAAGATTCTTTATCCTCTGGCTCACCAAATATTTTTGACTGACGGTGTCGATCTATTTATCGAACGCTATGGCCAACTCATTAATGCTTCAGAACAACGTCAAATGAGTCTCAAAAGTGCAATCAAAGCACACCTAGAACGTATCGAACCCGATGATAAAGGCTTGGCGATTAAACTATTTCCTTTCACGCGTAATGAAGAGCGCGATAATCCCAGAATTGTTGCGATCGATCCGCGTATTGCTTTTGGGAGAATGGTCATTGCAGGCACGGGAATTACGACAGATATTATCGCCGAGAGATTTTGGGCAGGAGATTCCTACGAACAACTTGCCTCTGATTACGAATGCGATCTCGAGAAAATAGAAGAAGCGATTCGTTGTGAAAGTCGTTACAGTCGCATTGCTGCATGA
- a CDS encoding ROK family protein translates to MDTLDAIAEVIGIDIGGTGIKLGRFDRQGTCQQSLTIDTPQPATPEAVVAAVAEAIATLDPQKECLAIGIGVPGPVDKSGKISRIAINLSNWKDVPLAPWLEETTGRPVILENDANCAGLGEFWIGAGRSYHDMLLLTLGTGVGGAIILNGELFTGRHGTAGELGLMTVEMYGHECNSGNRGSLEQQLSIPAIRRRSKLDPQKLGHLAESGNRQALEFWHNYGHRLGAGLANLIYIFTPEAIVIGGGISKSFSFFIPATLAEVEQRVLPTSREGLEILVAELGNQAGMVGAAKLAWTCQTL, encoded by the coding sequence ATGGATACATTAGATGCGATCGCAGAAGTTATTGGTATTGATATTGGCGGAACGGGGATTAAACTCGGTCGGTTCGATCGCCAAGGCACTTGTCAGCAGTCACTCACTATCGATACACCACAACCGGCAACCCCAGAAGCCGTAGTTGCTGCTGTGGCAGAGGCGATCGCAACATTAGATCCGCAAAAGGAGTGTTTGGCGATCGGCATTGGCGTCCCCGGTCCCGTAGATAAATCGGGTAAAATTTCTCGCATTGCAATTAACTTATCCAACTGGAAAGACGTTCCCCTCGCTCCTTGGCTGGAAGAGACCACCGGACGACCGGTCATTCTGGAAAATGATGCCAACTGTGCGGGATTGGGGGAATTTTGGATCGGTGCGGGACGCTCCTACCACGATATGCTCCTGCTCACCCTGGGAACGGGAGTGGGTGGGGCAATTATCCTCAATGGCGAACTATTTACCGGTCGCCACGGTACGGCCGGAGAATTAGGCTTGATGACCGTGGAAATGTACGGACATGAATGTAATAGTGGTAACCGAGGCTCTTTAGAACAGCAACTCTCGATTCCAGCAATTCGCCGGCGTTCCAAACTCGATCCGCAAAAGTTAGGTCATTTAGCCGAATCCGGCAATCGCCAAGCCTTGGAGTTTTGGCACAATTACGGCCATCGCTTGGGAGCCGGATTGGCAAATTTAATCTATATTTTTACCCCAGAGGCGATCGTAATTGGCGGCGGAATTAGTAAAAGTTTTTCCTTTTTTATCCCGGCAACATTAGCTGAAGTCGAGCAGCGCGTTTTGCCAACATCTCGCGAAGGATTAGAGATTTTAGTGGCTGAGTTAGGGAATCAGGCAGGTATGGTTGGCGCGGCCAAGTTAGCTTGGACATGTCAAACTCTCTGA
- a CDS encoding CBS domain-containing protein, translated as MDLILCHTTADFDALGAAVGLTRLKPGAQIVLAGGCHPTVREFLAFHRDEYALIERRSVNLEQIRRLIVVDTQQRDRLGPVSSWFDLPHVQQVELYDHHMETDTDIPVAEAIVEPVGATTTLVVERLQQQFPDSEIILTPAEATVMALGIHVDTGSLTFDSSTPRDALALAWLMTQGASLSVLGDYVEPGLSTELQELLTLALDRLQTISQQGYNLSWVLLPTPGFVPGLSSVASRLMRLTHSDGLLFGTWYEMSSESPLERRLTVIGRAHRSPLNLPDLFAPLGGGGHAQAASASLRSSNVEQTFAELVEQLCQQVPPALTARELMSSPVRAILPQTTVGEAARILLRYGHSGLSVVNEQGRLAGIISRRDLDLALHHGFAHAPVKGYMTPQLKTIAPETSLPEIESLMVTYDIGRLPVLDGEDLVGIVTRTDVLRQLHLRETGNTYPPDDRLNRRKFCYLPEVTDRVFQQSLTVQLREVLERAARAAQERGWHLYLVGGAVRDLLLGLSDKNAVVPGDIQLQDIDLVVDGHHQSRNEELKGDRASLTGAGVILAKVLCEYYPQARLQVHGQFQTAAVLWHNDPNLGNLWIDIATARTEFYPYPAANPQVEASSIRQDLYRRDFTINALALRLNSPRTGELLDFFGGMVDLEDKLIRVLHANSFIEDPTRIYRAVRFAIRLGFALEEQTEGYIRYAIASGVYDSSLTENKRAPALQTRLKNELHYLLETAYWKPAIQLLGNLDALQCIHSSLSLTPVLWKKLCFLDRCWHRFSLESLRSLPPYWQLLLEVIIAHLAAEYRDRVASGFQLPSDSIARLQALETDKLKIRSQLVECDLPSQIVQLLQAYSLPTLILLGLEMERQPRKKLWKYLYKLSRVKPILNGNDLKQLGYKPGREFKIILDKLREATLDGIICDDASARVFLERHFPL; from the coding sequence GTGGATTTAATTTTATGCCATACCACTGCTGACTTCGACGCCCTTGGTGCTGCCGTGGGATTAACTCGCCTGAAACCGGGAGCACAGATAGTGTTGGCAGGGGGATGCCATCCCACGGTGCGCGAATTTTTGGCCTTTCATCGCGATGAGTACGCCCTGATCGAGCGGCGATCGGTTAATCTGGAGCAAATCCGCCGTTTAATTGTCGTCGATACTCAACAGCGCGATCGCCTCGGCCCCGTTTCCTCATGGTTCGATCTGCCCCACGTACAACAGGTGGAACTCTACGACCACCACATGGAAACCGATACCGATATTCCCGTCGCAGAAGCGATCGTTGAACCGGTTGGAGCTACAACAACACTGGTTGTCGAACGTTTGCAGCAGCAGTTTCCCGACAGTGAAATTATCTTAACTCCCGCCGAAGCCACGGTGATGGCATTGGGCATTCACGTCGATACCGGTTCCCTGACCTTTGACTCTAGCACTCCGAGAGATGCCCTTGCCCTCGCCTGGTTAATGACCCAGGGAGCCAGCTTATCCGTTCTGGGAGATTATGTCGAACCCGGTTTATCCACCGAGCTGCAAGAACTGCTCACCCTCGCCCTCGATCGCTTGCAAACGATTTCGCAACAGGGATACAACTTATCTTGGGTCTTATTACCAACTCCAGGATTTGTACCGGGGTTGTCGAGCGTGGCCTCGCGACTGATGCGGCTGACTCATAGCGATGGTTTGCTCTTCGGAACCTGGTATGAAATGTCCTCGGAATCGCCCTTAGAACGGCGACTAACCGTCATTGGCAGAGCGCACCGCTCCCCCCTCAATCTCCCCGATCTCTTCGCTCCTCTGGGCGGAGGAGGACACGCTCAGGCTGCCTCAGCGAGCCTGCGCAGCTCTAACGTAGAACAAACGTTTGCGGAGTTGGTCGAACAATTGTGCCAGCAAGTGCCGCCAGCTCTAACCGCGCGGGAGCTGATGTCCTCGCCAGTGCGCGCCATTCTGCCGCAAACCACGGTTGGCGAAGCGGCGCGTATTTTGTTGCGCTACGGTCATTCCGGACTGTCGGTGGTCAACGAGCAAGGACGTTTGGCAGGGATTATTTCCCGTCGAGATTTAGATCTGGCATTGCATCATGGGTTTGCTCATGCTCCGGTAAAAGGGTACATGACTCCACAGTTAAAAACAATTGCGCCAGAGACATCGTTGCCGGAAATTGAGTCATTAATGGTGACTTACGATATTGGTCGATTGCCGGTTTTAGATGGCGAAGATTTAGTCGGAATTGTTACTCGTACGGATGTGTTGCGGCAATTGCATTTGCGCGAAACCGGCAATACTTATCCTCCAGACGATCGACTGAATCGACGCAAGTTCTGTTATTTGCCGGAAGTAACCGATCGGGTTTTTCAACAGAGCTTGACTGTCCAGTTGCGAGAGGTTTTAGAACGAGCTGCTAGAGCTGCTCAAGAGCGCGGTTGGCATTTGTATTTAGTTGGCGGAGCGGTTCGAGATTTATTATTAGGATTGAGCGATAAAAATGCTGTGGTTCCGGGAGATATTCAACTGCAAGATATCGATTTGGTGGTAGACGGCCACCATCAATCTCGCAATGAAGAACTGAAAGGCGATCGCGCTTCTCTAACCGGTGCAGGCGTTATTTTAGCGAAAGTTTTATGCGAATATTATCCCCAGGCACGATTGCAAGTTCACGGTCAATTTCAAACGGCGGCAGTTCTCTGGCACAATGACCCCAATTTAGGCAATCTTTGGATTGATATTGCCACGGCGCGCACTGAGTTTTATCCCTATCCTGCAGCTAATCCGCAAGTGGAAGCGAGTTCGATTCGCCAAGATTTATATCGTCGGGATTTTACGATCAATGCTTTGGCTTTGCGGCTGAACTCTCCACGGACTGGAGAGTTATTGGATTTCTTTGGCGGTATGGTGGATTTAGAAGATAAACTGATTCGGGTTCTCCATGCCAATAGTTTTATTGAAGACCCAACTCGGATTTATCGCGCCGTTCGTTTTGCGATTCGCTTAGGGTTTGCTTTAGAGGAGCAAACAGAAGGTTATATCCGCTATGCGATCGCCAGTGGCGTTTACGATAGTTCTTTAACGGAAAATAAGCGAGCGCCTGCCTTACAAACTCGCCTGAAAAATGAACTCCACTATCTGCTAGAAACCGCCTATTGGAAACCCGCAATTCAACTATTGGGAAACTTGGACGCTCTGCAATGCATTCATTCCAGTTTATCCTTAACTCCAGTACTTTGGAAAAAGCTCTGTTTTCTCGATCGCTGCTGGCATCGATTTTCCTTGGAGAGTTTGCGTTCCTTACCTCCCTATTGGCAGTTGCTTTTAGAAGTCATAATTGCCCATCTTGCTGCGGAATATCGCGATCGCGTTGCTTCCGGTTTTCAGCTTCCTTCCGATAGTATTGCTCGCTTGCAAGCTCTGGAGACAGATAAACTCAAGATTCGGAGCCAATTAGTAGAGTGCGATCTCCCCAGCCAAATTGTTCAACTTCTGCAAGCCTATTCATTGCCAACATTGATTTTACTCGGTCTGGAAATGGAGCGTCAGCCGCGCAAAAAACTGTGGAAATATCTCTATAAATTGTCTCGGGTGAAACCCATTTTAAATGGCAACGATTTGAAGCAACTGGGGTATAAGCCGGGTCGCGAGTTTAAGATTATTTTAGATAAACTCCGAGAAGCCACCTTAGATGGTATAATTTGCGATGATGCCAGCGCTCGAGTATTTTTGGAACGCCATTTTCCGTTATAG
- the purM gene encoding phosphoribosylformylglycinamidine cyclo-ligase — protein MDYQEAGVDVEAGRAFVDRIRDSVESTYRPEVLGGLGGFGGCFQLPGGYREPVLVSGTDGVGTKLKIARHCDRHETIGIDLVAMCVNDVLTSGAQPLFFLDYLATSQLNPEQLESVVVGIARGCREAGCALLGGETAEMPGFYQPGEYDLAGFCVGIVEKSEILDGSRVRVGDIVIGLASSGVHSNGFSLVRKIVEKTGMGWDEIPTGFTRSLGELFLTPTRIYVQPILAALAGELNIHSMAHITGGGLPENLPRCLGKNQSVAINWDAWEIPPIFNWLADRGEVPDDDMFNTFNMGVGFAVIVDRKQENLALEFFQSRGIESFTLGEIVPGNGELLGDRAPR, from the coding sequence ATGGATTATCAAGAGGCAGGTGTTGATGTGGAGGCGGGGCGAGCCTTTGTTGACCGGATTCGCGACTCTGTCGAAAGTACCTATCGTCCGGAGGTGTTGGGCGGACTTGGTGGCTTTGGTGGCTGCTTTCAACTCCCTGGAGGCTATCGGGAGCCGGTGCTGGTTTCCGGAACCGATGGGGTGGGGACGAAGCTGAAAATTGCCCGACACTGCGATCGCCACGAGACCATTGGCATCGATTTGGTAGCTATGTGTGTTAACGACGTGCTCACCTCTGGGGCACAACCGTTGTTTTTCTTAGATTATTTAGCAACGAGTCAGTTAAATCCCGAACAATTGGAATCCGTGGTGGTTGGCATTGCTCGAGGCTGTCGCGAGGCTGGATGTGCTTTGCTCGGGGGCGAAACGGCGGAGATGCCGGGATTTTATCAGCCGGGAGAGTACGATCTGGCCGGATTTTGCGTGGGGATCGTGGAAAAAAGCGAGATATTGGATGGTTCTCGAGTTCGGGTGGGAGATATTGTTATTGGTTTAGCCAGTAGCGGAGTGCACAGTAATGGGTTTAGTTTAGTCCGTAAAATTGTGGAGAAAACCGGTATGGGTTGGGACGAAATTCCCACCGGTTTTACTCGGTCTTTGGGAGAGTTGTTTTTGACTCCCACTCGGATTTACGTGCAACCCATTTTAGCGGCTCTGGCGGGAGAGTTAAATATTCATAGTATGGCTCATATTACCGGAGGAGGACTGCCGGAAAATTTGCCTCGGTGTTTGGGCAAGAATCAATCGGTGGCGATAAATTGGGATGCATGGGAAATTCCGCCGATTTTTAATTGGCTTGCCGATCGCGGAGAAGTTCCTGATGATGATATGTTTAATACCTTTAATATGGGCGTTGGCTTTGCCGTAATTGTCGATCGCAAGCAAGAGAATTTGGCGTTGGAATTCTTTCAGTCGCGAGGTATTGAGTCATTTACCCTTGGGGAAATTGTTCCCGGAAATGGAGAGTTGCTTGGCGATCGCGCGCCTCGGTAA